Within Metabacillus sp. KUDC1714, the genomic segment AAAATCAAGCTATTTCTGCTGAAGAAGTTGCGGAAGGCATTGGAATAGCCCGTGTGACCGCTAGACGCTACCTTGAATATATGGAACAATCTGGCACTGTAAAGATTCATATTGAGTATGGTGGAATTGGACGTCCTATTAATAGGTATTTGATTATTACCTAAGAAAAGCGTAAGCGCCTTGATCAGACCCGAGGTTCTAGGCGCTTACGCTAGCCACCAAAACTCAGTAAGAAAATTTATAAATTCTGATACTATAAATAGAATAGGATTGTTAAAGGAACAGATCCTTTAACAATCCTCACTTTTATTGCTTAGAAAAATGAATCGTTACCCACTCATTCGTCTGTGCTTTTTCATGAATTGAAAAACCACCTGCTTGGAAATCCGCTATCAGCTGGTCAATATGCCATTCCACTAAACCAGAGATGATAAAATTATTGCTGTTTTTTAATAGATCATGTTTTTTCAAGATACTCATTGTCTCATTTGCACCAATATTGATTAAAATTAGATCATATACATCCTCAATAGTGTAGTCCCCTGTAATTAAATCAGCTTGTACTACCTTAAGGTCATTGTTTAGATTATTCAGTTCGGCATTATGATAAAGCTCTCTTGCAACTTCTTCATAATCAACAGCAATAACCTTTTTTGCACCTTTCAGAGATGCTGCTATTGTAAGCATACCAGAACCAGTTCCTAAGTCCAGAACGCTTTTCCCTGTAAGGTCTTTATCTAAGATCATTCGTAAACAACCTTGGGTTGTTTCATGGAGTCCAGTTCCAAATGCAGCTAATGGGTCAAATTTAAGAACGTTTCTATCATGATATTGTTCTTTGGAATTGGGATACGAAATAACCCACCCATTTCCTAAATCTACGTCTTCAAATTCATATGATTGCTCCCAATTGGCTTCTTCATGTGAGGAATAGCTTATATCTTTCCTTGATATAGAAAGAGTCGTTTCTAGTAAGGAATAATACGCTTCTGGTAGATTCTTCACTTCCATATCACTTGCGTAAATTTTCAAATCAACTTGCTGGTCTTCCCTTTCTTCATATCCGTATCCATTTTGGACTTTGATGATTTCAATCGGGGATTCATAGTACAAGTTATAAATTCCTGTTGCATTTAACGTGTCTGTGTATTGGTCAATTTCTTTATAAGGTATATTTATTGTAAATTCGTGTAACATGGATCGATTCCTCTCTTTTTGTGTGAACTACATAATTGGCTACATTTTGTCCTATCACAGTTTAATATAGATT encodes:
- a CDS encoding 50S ribosomal protein L11 methyltransferase, with amino-acid sequence MLHEFTINIPYKEIDQYTDTLNATGIYNLYYESPIEIIKVQNGYGYEEREDQQVDLKIYASDMEVKNLPEAYYSLLETTLSISRKDISYSSHEEANWEQSYEFEDVDLGNGWVISYPNSKEQYHDRNVLKFDPLAAFGTGLHETTQGCLRMILDKDLTGKSVLDLGTGSGMLTIAASLKGAKKVIAVDYEEVARELYHNAELNNLNNDLKVVQADLITGDYTIEDVYDLILINIGANETMSILKKHDLLKNSNNFIISGLVEWHIDQLIADFQAGGFSIHEKAQTNEWVTIHFSKQ